The uncultured Desulfatiglans sp. DNA window GGGCAAGCAGCCCTTGGGGCCCGAGGACCCCTTCGATGGTGTAATCTTGCGGGTTCATGGAGTTTTCAGATTTTCCATCCGGAAATGGTCTTTTTGGCCCCTCTCGGCGTCAATTTGCACGTTTGCTTGCGCGGCGACCCGCAGGTCGCCTCCGCGCAAACGCTTGATTTCCTTGATATGGGCCAAAAATCCTCATTTCCGGATTGGAAAATGGGTTCTACCGGGAAACCATTTCCGGATGGATACAGATTATATCTTTTCGAGGGTGGTGTACCCCAGGTGGAGCAGCTTGCGTCCGGCCTGGCTGAAGAAGACCTCCACCTTGTCATCATCGAAAAACCGTGAGACCACGCCGGGGCCGAAGGCGGGGTGGCGAACCCGGTCCCCCGATTGAAAGGGATGGGGCGAGGCGGCCTCCGGTTCGGCCGCTTTGCCGCGGGGTTTCGAAAAGGGGTCGAAACGCCTGGAGGTGCGTGCCGATTCGAAGGCCACGACCCCCTGCGGCAAGGCGCCGATAAAGGAGGAAAGACCGGATTGGTAGGTCGGCCCGCCTCCCATGGTGTCCCATGTCTGCTGATACTCCTGTCCGGGGTAGCAGAAGAAAAGCCGGTCCATGGCCCGGGTGGCGGCCACATACATGAGGCGTCTTTCCTCCTCCAGTTCCATCGGGTTCCGGTAGGCGCGTGCCGATGGAAACCGCCCCTCCATGACCCAGATCACGATCACGACCGGCCACTCCAGCCCTTTGGCCGAATGGACCGTCGAGAGGGTCAGAAAGGAGCGGTCCTGCGCGGGTTCGGCATCGAGCGAGCTGTTGGGAGGATCCAGGACGAGGTCCGCCAGGAAACTCCGCAGGCTCTGATACCGCTCCGCCATCGGGATGAGCTGCTGAAGCTCCTTGAGCCGCCGTGGATAGTCGTCGTAGCGTTCTTTCAGGACGGGGGTATAGTAATCCAGGGTTGTTTCCACCGCTTTCCTGGGGGAGGGCGTTTTGCCGCTCAGTTGCTGCATCAGGTCGCAGAGCGGTCTGAGGCCCTGCTCCCGCTTCCCCATTCCAGGCCATTCGGAGAGCTTCCCGGGGGTGATCCGATTGGCCTTGATCCATTCGAAGATGCTGCGGCTCTTCCCCTGGCCGATGTTTTTGACCATGCACAGGATGCGGCTCCAGCTCACGGCCTCTTCCGGATTGACCAGTACGCGCAGGTGGGCCAAAAAGTCTTTGATATGGGCGGATTCAAGGAATTTGAACCCGCCGTATTTGATGTAAGGGAGCCGTTGACGCCTGAGTTCGGCCTCCAGTTCAAATGAGTGGTACGCTGCCCGGAAAAGCACGGCGATCTCCTCTGGGGACCGGCCGGCATCCATCTCCTGCCTGATCAAGCGGCAGACCGTCAGGGCCTGCTCCGGTTCGGTGCGGGTATCGATGACCGCTGGCTTTTCCCCGCCTTCCCGGCGGGTGAAGAGGCACTTGGTGTAGTGTTCACCCGCCTGCGCCATAACGGCGTTGGTCAGATTCAGGATGGGCTGGGTCGAACGGTAGTTCTCCTCCAGCTTGATGATCCTGGCGCCCGGAAACCGCTTCGGGAACGCGAACATGTTGCGGTAGTCGGCGCCGCGAAAGGAGTAGATGGATTGGGAATCGTCCCCGACCACCATGACGTTCCGGTGCTCATGGGCCAGCCAGCTGACGGTGTCGGCCTGAATTGCATTGGTGTCCTGGTACTCGTCCACCATGATGTGGCTGTATTGGCGTCCGAGGAGCTGCCTGGTTTCGACATCCTCGGCCAGAAGCCTCCGCAGGTGGATCAGCAGATCGTCATAATCCATCAAGGCGTGTTCCCGCTTGTACCGGCCATAGAGATCCGTCAGCCTCCGGATCTCGGGGACGAATTCCAGGAACTGGCCATACTCCTCTTCCATGAAGGTGTCGACCGATTGCTCGAGGTTGGCCGCCTTGCTGAGGATATTGGCCAGCGTGGCGCGTTTCGGGAAGCGGTTGGTGCCTTTCGGCAGGTTGAGATCCGGGATGAGAGAGCGGAGCACCTCTTCCATATCGGAGCGGTCCAGGATGGTGAATCCGGGTGGAAAGCCCAGTCGTTCGCCGTGCTGCCTCAGGACCCGGTAGGCCAACGCGTGAAAGGTCCCGCCCGACACGAATCGGCAGCGGGGATCGGCCAGCCCTGCAGCCCGTTCGAGCATCTCCATGGCGGCTTTACGGGTAAACGTGAGCAGCAGGATGGACTCCGGGGCGACGCCGGTTTCGACCAGTCGCGCCACTCGGTAGACCAGCGTCCTCGTCTTGCCGCTGCCGGCGCCGGCCACCACGAGAACCGGGCCTTGCAGGGTCATGACCGCCTCGAGCTGGGAAGGGTTGAGAAAACGGGGATAATCAATGGGATGCGTCGTCAATGGATCACACTCGAAAGGGAGAAAAGGTTCAGAGAATGGCCCGCCAATAGGAAAGGCCTACGAAGGCCAGATAGCAGACAACGAAAACCAGACCTTCCCGCCGTCGGAGTATGAGACGTGTGCGCGCGAAGATCCAGAGGAGCAGGGTCAGGACGAACATGGCGGGAAACTCGAAACGCAACAGTCCCCTGTCGACCTCCATCGGGTTGAAGAACCCTACAGCCCCCATGACCATGCAGAGGTTGAAGACGTTGCTGCCGACGACATTGCCGATGGAGATGTCGGATTCCCGGTGGGCCGCCGCCGCCACCGAGGTCGCCAGTTCGGGGAGAGAGGTCCCCACGGCTACGATGGTCAACCCGATGAAGGTCTCGCTCAGCCCGAAGATCTTCGCGAAGAAGATGGATGATTGGACCACCAGGTGAGCCCCTCCCATCAAAGCGGTCGTCCCGGCGACGATGAGCACGGCGTCTTTCCAGAGGGTGCCTTTCTTTTCGACGGGGAGGGTTTCCAATCCTTGCGGGTGCGTTGATGCGGTAAAGACGCCCATGAGGATGAAAACGATCAGCATCGTCACCAGCAGGATGCCTTTCCAAAGACCGATTTGGCCGTTCAGGCACAACACCCAGAAAAGGGCCGAAATGCCGACCAGGAAGGGGATGTCGCGCCGCACCAGAATGGGGTCGACCGCCAGGGGGTTGAAAAGGGCGCTGAGACCGAGGATCAGGGCGATGTTGGCTACGTTGCTGCCGAGGATGTTGCCGAGCGAAATACCGCTCGAGCCCTTGACGGCCGCCACGAGGCTTACCAGAAGTTCGGGGGCCGACGTGGCGAAGGCCACCACCGTCAGGCCGACGATCAGAGGGCGGATGGAAAGGGAAAGCGCAAGGGAAGCGGCCCCTTTCACCATCCACTCGGAGCCCCAGTAAAGGAGTGCGATACCGAGGCAGAGCAAGAAAGAATTCAAAAGCATTGGATGGTATAACCTTCAGGAAAGTCGCAGGAAGACAAGCGGAATGAGCAGGACGGTGACGATGCCGACAACGAGGCAGAGCATGACGGGAATCAGGAAGCCCAGGATGACCCGGCCATAGCTTGTTTCATGGATGTTGCGCAGACCGACGATTTGCACGACAAGCTGCCAGATCCAGGCGATCCAACCGCCTATGAACGGGACGAATGCCAGCAGTTGAACGGCCTGCGAGTAGGCTACAACGCGAAAGGTCCCCTCGAAACGACGTTTGCCCGCTCCCGTGATCCTCATCAGCAGATGCAGGACCCCCGTGTAGACGAACAGGCCCAGAAAAACAACGACAGGGATGATGAGCACCAGGATGACAAAAATCAGGCCGTAAGTCAATTGACCAACGAACAGGCCGCCAAAGGAGGTGAATCCGGCCAGCGCCAGCAAGGCCTGCCAGAAGAAGGCCGCCATGCTGCCGAGGACTCCTGACAGGAGCCCGAAGGCGAGAGGATCGCGGAGCCCTCGCCCTGCAGGGTGAAGATCCGGGCTGAAAAAGGATTTGCTGGAAAAAAGGACGGCAGAGATGGTTTGGAAAAAAGTCGCCCAGAACCCGGGGCCGTCTTTCTGTTCCCAGGGGGCTGCGGATTCGAGCGTCGCCTCGGGTTCGAAGACCGTTTCGACCGGCGGGGGCTCCGGGGTGGGAGGCGAAGAAGATCCGCCTGGTGCGTCCTCAGATCCAGGCCTGGAAAACAGAAACTGCTGACCGCATTGGGGGCATACCGCCCGTTTGGCGGTGGACGGAATGGTGCTTTCGGGAACCTCTTTCGAGAATCGGCAATAAGGACAGGTGAGCTGGATGGTCATCGCCTGTTCCCTTCCCTGGCTCGAACACGCCGGCTCAATTCTTTTCTGTAAGACCAGCGCTTGAGGCGGTCCCAAACACCCTCGGCGGGGGAGCGGTCCATTATTTCGGCCCTAAAGGAGAGCCCTTCCCTGCTTTCCAGGGCGGTTCTGAGGCAGGCGGTTTTCTCCGGGCATTCGAAACAGGACGGAGTGATTTCCCTCAAACCGGCCTCGCCGAGCGGAAATACCTTTTCCAAAATGCCGAAACAATCTTTCTCTGACTTCAACCGAAGGGCCCCCTGTTGGCGGAAAACCATGCTGCTTCTATTTCGAACAGGATTCTTCTTGATTTCCTGGGTATGGGCAAGAAATCCTCATGTTTGGATTCGAACCCGGGCTGTGCCCGGAGATCACCTCCGGATGGACAACGACTGGTTTGGGTGTGAACCGGAAGGGACGAACAGGCACGGCGATGTTCCTCATCCAGAAATGCAGATTTATATTAATGCTTTTAAAATCAATCATTTGAATGGATATGGCCCGAGGCTTGCCTTCCGAGCGGCTGTACGGGCAGGACGCCGGGATCGGCGAAAAGCCCCTTTCCGGTTGGGTTCCATACCGGCGGCAAACGCACAGGCAAACGTGCCTGCCGAGACCCGGCCCGAAAGACCGCTTCCAGGTAAAGTACGTTTAAGTTTGGGTATATACAACATTCAAGGCGTTACATAAAGCCTAAATTTATTTGACATAAAAAATGATGCTCACTATGATCGCCGGCTATGGCGAGACGCAACCGTTTGTACCTTGTGCGGCATGGGCAGATAAACGGCCATGAGCACAATTCTATCCACGGCCATACAGAGATAGGGCTGACCGAGACCGGTGTGCTGCAGATGCAGCACCTTTCAGAGCGGCTTCGATTTCTGGATATCAAGGCCATTTTTGCGAGCGATCTCGAACGTTCGGCCGCCGGCGCCCGATGGGTTGCTCGATACCACGAAGCCCCCGTGGAGTTGGTACCCGAACTGCGTGAGATGTATTTCGGTGAGTGGGAAGGCCTTACTCTGGAGGAAGTCTGCCGGCGTTTTCCTGAAGCGTTGGCGAAACGCCAGGCGGATCTCGTGAATTTCTCCGCGCCGGGTGGGGGGGAATCCATGGCCGGCTTTGCCGAGAGGGTCCTCAGCTGGCTGAAGCGTCGATTTGTGGAACAAGGTCCGGGAGATTGGGTGCTGGTGGCGCATGGCGGTGTGAACCGTGTGATCATCTGCGATGCCTTGGGGCTTTCGCTGGCATCCATGTATTCGCTGCAGCAGGACTACGGCTGCCTGAACATCATTGATTATTTCGATGATGGGAAGCTGGTACGCCTCATGAATGGATAAAACCCATATAAGTGGGAGGAGCGATGAAGACGATTCTGGTCAGAGATTTGATGGTGCCTTTGAAGGAATATGCCACCGTCTCGGAGGATGCCTCTCTGTTCGAAGCGGTGATGGCGCTCGAGGATGCTCAGAAGGTCTTCGATCAGACCCGTTACCGCCACCGTGCAGTGCTCATCAAAGATGCGGAGGGAAAGGTCGTCGGTAAGGTCAGTCAGCTGGATGTCCTCCGAGGCCTCGAGCCGAAATACCAGGAGGTCAAGGAAAAGGAGTCTTTCGCCCGGTTCGGTTTGACCAAGACCCATCTCAAATCCATGATGGAGCAATTCTCCCTATGGGATAAACCCCTTACGGATATCTGCTCGAAGGCTTCCCGGATCCGGGTCAAGAACATCATGTACAAGCCGACGGAAGGGGAGTACGTCAAGGCGGAGGCGACGCTGGACGAGGCGATTCATCAGTTGATCATGGGGAGGCATCAATCCCTCCTGGTGCTGGCAGAGGGAACGATTGTCGGCGTTCTGCGTCTGTCGGATGTCTTCCTGGAGGTTTGCGAGGCCATCAAGGCCTGTGAAATTCCGCGGGGCGCCGACTGAGGGAAAGGGCCTTCGTCGGTTTTTGAGGCGGGTGGATGATCGGAAGCCCGGCCTTCATTGATCGACCATTTCTGGATAGACAAGGACTAACACAACGGGAGGTTTTTCCCTATGTCAGGTGACTATGCTGATGCCGCCGCTAAGGGCAAGATCAATTGGCGCAGGCTGATTTTTCTCTTTACCGGAGTGTTTCTTTTTGCAGTGGTGTATTATTCGCCGCCGTGGCCCGATGCCATCGATCCGCAGGGCAAGCACTTCGTTCTGAGCAAGGAGGGGAAGGGCGCCTTGGCGGTCTTTCTTCTGGCCGGGACCTGGTGGGTTTTCGAGGTGGTGCCGATCGGGGTGACGAGCCTCGCCATCGGCGTGCTGCAGGCCCTTTTTCTGATCCGGCCGGCCAAAGTGGCTTTCAAGGATTTCATGGATCCGTCGGTTCTCTTCATCTTCGCCTCCATCGTCATCGGACTGGTTTTTACCAAGACCGGCCTGACGAAACGGCTCGCCTACAAGATGCTGGACATCGTCGGCGAAAAGACCAGCATGATCTATCTCGGGTGCTTTCTGGTCACGGCGGCGCTGACGCATATCATGGCCCATACGGCGGTGGCGGCCACGATTTACCCCCTCCTTCTGGCGATCTACAATCTGTACGGCGAGGGGGATAAACCGACCAAATTCGGCAAGGGGCTTTTTATGGGCATGGCCTACGTGGCAGGGGCCGGCAGTATCGTTACCCTGCTCGGGGCGGCGCGGGGCGCGGTGGCGCTCGGATTCTTCAACGACATCGTCGGTCGGAATATCTCCTTTTTCGAACTGACCTATTACATGTTTCCGATCGGCTGGCTGATGACCTTCCTGCTGTGGGGGTTTTTCCTGTTTTTCTGCAAGCCTGAGAAAAAAGTGATCCCGGGGCTGCGTCAGAAGGCCCGGCAGCTCAACAGCGAACTGGGGCGGATCACGGGAAAGGAGATCCTGGCGGCGGCCATCGTCTTCGCCTGCATCCTCACGATGTCTCTGCGCTCCTTCATTCCGGCGCTGGAACCGATCGACAAGACGGCCCTGATCCTGATCTCCACCATCCTCTTTTTCATCTTCAACATCCTGACCCTGAGCGACCTCGAGGAGATTCCCTGGAACATCATCCTGCTCTTCGCCGGCGCGATGAGCATCGGTTTCTGCCTCTGGGAGACCGAGGCGGCCAAGTGGCTCGCCGTGAACTGGCTGGCCATGTTCAAAGAAGCCAATTGGTTCGTTTTCGTGATGAGCATCGCCTTTTTCGTCATGATCATGACGAATTTCATCATGAACGTGGCCGCCATCGCCATCTCGCTGCCGGTGGCCTTCGTGATCGCGCCCTATCTAGGGGTAGCACCGGACGTCATCCTTTTTGCCGCCCTGGTGACAGCCGGCATGCCGTTCCTCCTGCTGGTAGGGGCCGCTCCGAACGCGATCGCCTACGATTCCAAGCAGTTTACACCCGGGGATTTCTTTCTGCTGGGGTTGCCGGCCAGCATCCTCCTGATGGTGGTGGTGGCGCTTGCTGTCGCTGTTTTGTGGCCGATTATGGGGATGCCGGTGACGACCTCTTGACGAAAACGTGTCCGTGCGATGGAGATTTTGCGTTGCAATCTTTCTCCAAGTAAGGATGCTCCGGTACGGCCGGGTTCCTATCCCGGTTGGAGGGTTTTTCTCTCATGTCCTGACGGTCAAGCGTCTGCGCGAAAGCAGATGGAAATCCTTTGACCGGATGACGAGTAGGTTTGGCCAGAAAAGCAAATTCCATGGATTTTGGAGCCAGAAAAGAAGATCGGCGACGCGGAGCTGTGTGACGGGAGGCCGAGGGCACGGAACCGGGTGCCTCTGTAGTCAGGGACGGTATGCACGGGCAGCAGCCCGGGAACCTAACCAGTGCCCATCGG harbors:
- a CDS encoding hypothetical protein (Evidence 5 : Unknown function), with the translated sequence MVFLAPLGVNLHVCLRGDPQVASAQTLDFLDMGQKSSFPDWKMGSTGKPFPDGYRLYLFEGGVPQVEQLASGLAEEDLHLVIIEKP
- a CDS encoding UvrD/REP helicase; translated protein: MTTHPIDYPRFLNPSQLEAVMTLQGPVLVVAGAGSGKTRTLVYRVARLVETGVAPESILLLTFTRKAAMEMLERAAGLADPRCRFVSGGTFHALAYRVLRQHGERLGFPPGFTILDRSDMEEVLRSLIPDLNLPKGTNRFPKRATLANILSKAANLEQSVDTFMEEEYGQFLEFVPEIRRLTDLYGRYKREHALMDYDDLLIHLRRLLAEDVETRQLLGRQYSHIMVDEYQDTNAIQADTVSWLAHEHRNVMVVGDDSQSIYSFRGADYRNMFAFPKRFPGARIIKLEENYRSTQPILNLTNAVMAQAGEHYTKCLFTRREGGEKPAVIDTRTEPEQALTVCRLIRQEMDAGRSPEEIAVLFRAAYHSFELEAELRRQRLPYIKYGGFKFLESAHIKDFLAHLRVLVNPEEAVSWSRILCMVKNIGQGKSRSIFEWIKANRITPGKLSEWPGMGKREQGLRPLCDLMQQLSGKTPSPRKAVETTLDYYTPVLKERYDDYPRRLKELQQLIPMAERYQSLRSFLADLVLDPPNSSLDAEPAQDRSFLTLSTVHSAKGLEWPVVIVIWVMEGRFPSARAYRNPMELEEERRLMYVAATRAMDRLFFCYPGQEYQQTWDTMGGGPTYQSGLSSFIGALPQGVVAFESARTSRRFDPFSKPRGKAAEPEAASPHPFQSGDRVRHPAFGPGVVSRFFDDDKVEVFFSQAGRKLLHLGYTTLEKI
- the kncA gene encoding KncA yields the protein MLLNSFLLCLGIALLYWGSEWMVKGAASLALSLSIRPLIVGLTVVAFATSAPELLVSLVAAVKGSSGISLGNILGSNVANIALILGLSALFNPLAVDPILVRRDIPFLVGISALFWVLCLNGQIGLWKGILLVTMLIVFILMGVFTASTHPQGLETLPVEKKGTLWKDAVLIVAGTTALMGGAHLVVQSSIFFAKIFGLSETFIGLTIVAVGTSLPELATSVAAAAHRESDISIGNVVGSNVFNLCMVMGAVGFFNPMEVDRGLLRFEFPAMFVLTLLLWIFARTRLILRRREGLVFVVCYLAFVGLSYWRAIL
- a CDS encoding conserved membrane hypothetical protein (Evidence 4 : Unknown function but conserved in other organisms); its protein translation is MTIQLTCPYCRFSKEVPESTIPSTAKRAVCPQCGQQFLFSRPGSEDAPGGSSSPPTPEPPPVETVFEPEATLESAAPWEQKDGPGFWATFFQTISAVLFSSKSFFSPDLHPAGRGLRDPLAFGLLSGVLGSMAAFFWQALLALAGFTSFGGLFVGQLTYGLIFVILVLIIPVVVFLGLFVYTGVLHLLMRITGAGKRRFEGTFRVVAYSQAVQLLAFVPFIGGWIAWIWQLVVQIVGLRNIHETSYGRVILGFLIPVMLCLVVGIVTVLLIPLVFLRLS
- a CDS encoding conserved hypothetical protein (Evidence 4 : Unknown function but conserved in other organisms), with the translated sequence MVFRQQGALRLKSEKDCFGILEKVFPLGEAGLREITPSCFECPEKTACLRTALESREGLSFRAEIMDRSPAEGVWDRLKRWSYRKELSRRVRAREGNRR
- a CDS encoding hypothetical protein (Evidence 5 : Unknown function) translates to MIDFKSININLHFWMRNIAVPVRPFRFTPKPVVVHPEVISGHSPGSNPNMRISCPYPGNQEESCSK
- a CDS encoding putative alpha-ribazole phosphatase (Evidence 3 : Putative function from multiple computational evidences), which translates into the protein MARRNRLYLVRHGQINGHEHNSIHGHTEIGLTETGVLQMQHLSERLRFLDIKAIFASDLERSAAGARWVARYHEAPVELVPELREMYFGEWEGLTLEEVCRRFPEALAKRQADLVNFSAPGGGESMAGFAERVLSWLKRRFVEQGPGDWVLVAHGGVNRVIICDALGLSLASMYSLQQDYGCLNIIDYFDDGKLVRLMNG
- a CDS encoding CBS protein, with protein sequence MKTILVRDLMVPLKEYATVSEDASLFEAVMALEDAQKVFDQTRYRHRAVLIKDAEGKVVGKVSQLDVLRGLEPKYQEVKEKESFARFGLTKTHLKSMMEQFSLWDKPLTDICSKASRIRVKNIMYKPTEGEYVKAEATLDEAIHQLIMGRHQSLLVLAEGTIVGVLRLSDVFLEVCEAIKACEIPRGAD
- a CDS encoding Sodium/sulphate symporter is translated as MSGDYADAAAKGKINWRRLIFLFTGVFLFAVVYYSPPWPDAIDPQGKHFVLSKEGKGALAVFLLAGTWWVFEVVPIGVTSLAIGVLQALFLIRPAKVAFKDFMDPSVLFIFASIVIGLVFTKTGLTKRLAYKMLDIVGEKTSMIYLGCFLVTAALTHIMAHTAVAATIYPLLLAIYNLYGEGDKPTKFGKGLFMGMAYVAGAGSIVTLLGAARGAVALGFFNDIVGRNISFFELTYYMFPIGWLMTFLLWGFFLFFCKPEKKVIPGLRQKARQLNSELGRITGKEILAAAIVFACILTMSLRSFIPALEPIDKTALILISTILFFIFNILTLSDLEEIPWNIILLFAGAMSIGFCLWETEAAKWLAVNWLAMFKEANWFVFVMSIAFFVMIMTNFIMNVAAIAISLPVAFVIAPYLGVAPDVILFAALVTAGMPFLLLVGAAPNAIAYDSKQFTPGDFFLLGLPASILLMVVVALAVAVLWPIMGMPVTTS
- a CDS encoding hypothetical protein (Evidence 5 : Unknown function), with product METLPRRMLFPRWALVRFPGCCPCIPSLTTEAPGSVPSASRHTAPRRRSSFLAPKSMEFAFLAKPTRHPVKGFPSAFAQTLDRQDMREKPSNRDRNPAVPEHPYLEKDCNAKSPSHGHVFVKRSSPASP